A genomic segment from Aegilops tauschii subsp. strangulata cultivar AL8/78 chromosome 1, Aet v6.0, whole genome shotgun sequence encodes:
- the LOC109762112 gene encoding berberine bridge enzyme-like Cyn d 4: protein MPRTPRTTILHLVLTLCCILWGQNTPSLASTATAIDEFLGCLSADIPSGLIQTPATPSSYSALLLSTARNLRYILPDTSKPLGIIAATEHAHAQTTVRCGRRHGVRVRVRSGGHDYEGLSYASVHLHNHNEPFAVLDLAALRAIHVDPARAEAWAESGATVGELYYAVGAASRSLGFPAGSCPTMGVGGHLSGGGFGSLARKYGLSADNVLDAVVVDADGRLMNRSSMGEDHFWALRGGGGESFGVVLSWKVRLVPVPETVTVFSIVRSRNQSAIELITKWQEMAPASPQELYLRVLVLNQQANFQALFLGRCGGLYRLMQDHFPELGMTEQDCEEVSWVQSTVFFGFSTTSVPPEQLLNRSSNPSYYLKAKSDHVQEPIPRDVWEIIWTAWLEKPEAALLMLDPYGGVMSSIPPSETPFPHRQGNLYQLQYYSFWYENGTAAAEKRISWVRGLYKEMEPYVSSNPRAVYVNYRDLDLGTNELDGDVTSYEKARVSWGDKYFKGNFKRLAAVKTMVDPHDFFRNEQSIPPLPAAKMIDSI, encoded by the coding sequence ATGCCAAGGACACCGAGGACGACAATTTTACACCTTGTCCTAACCCTCTGCTGCATCCTCTGGGGTCAAAACACTCCCTCTCTAGCTTCCACTGCCACTGCAATCGATGAATTCCTTGGGTGCCTCTCGGCGGACATCCCGTCTGGCCTCATCCAGACCCCGGCAACCCCGTCGTCCTACTCTGCCCTCCTGCTGTCCACCGCCCGTAACCTCCGCTACATCCTGCCAGACACCTCCAAGCCTCTAGGGATCATCGCGGCCACCGAGCACGCCCACGCGCAGACCACCGTGCGCTGCGGCCGCCGCCACGGCGTCCGCGTCCGCGTGCGCAGCGGCGGCCACGACTACGAGGGCCTCTCCTACGCCTCCGTCCACCTCCACAACCACAACGAGCCCTTCGCGGTGCTGGACCTCGCCGCTCTCCGGGCGATCCACGTCGACCCGGCGCGAGCTGAGGCGTGGGCCGAGTCTGGCGCCACCGTCGGCGAGCTCTACTACGCCGTCGGCGCCGCCAGCCGCTCGCTCGGGTTCCCGGCGGGCTCCTGCCCCACCATGGGCGTCGGTGGCCACCTCAGCGGCGGCGGGTTCGGCTCGCTGGCACGCAAGTACGGCCTCTCCGCCGACAACGTCCTCGACGCGGTCGTCGTGGACGCCGACGGAAGGCTGATGAACAGGAGCAGCATGGGGGAGGACCACTTCTGGGCTCTCCGTGGCGGAGGCGGCGAGAGCTTCGGCGTCGTGCTGTCGTGGAAGGTGCGGCTGGTCCCCGTGCCGGAGACCGTCACGGTGTTCAGCATCGTCCGGTCAAGGAATCAGTCCGCCATCGAACTGATCACCAAATGGCAAGAGATGGCGCCGGCTTCACCGCAAGAGCTGTACCTCCGCGTGCTCGTGCTGAACCAGCAGGCTAATTTCCAGGCGCTGTTTCTCGGCCGGTGCGGCGGCCTCTACCGGCTCATGCAAGACCACTTCCCCGAGCTTGGAATGACGGAGCAAGACTGCGAGGAGGTGAGCTGGGTGCAGTCCACGGTCTTCTTCGGCTTCTCCACGACGTCCGTACCGCCGGAGCAGCTCCTCAACAGGAGCAGCAATCCGAGCTACTATCTCAAGGCCAAGTCGGACCACGTGCAAGAGCCCATCCCAAGGGACGTGTGGGAGATCATATGGACGGCGTGGCTGGAGAAGCCCGAGGCGGCGCTGCTCATGCTGGACCCTTACGGCGGCGTGATGAGCAGCATCCCACCGTCGGAGACGCCGTTCCCGCACCGGCAGGGGAACCTCTACCAGCTCCAGTACTACTCCTTCTGGTACGAGaacgggacggcggcggcggagaagcgAATCAGCTGGGTCAGGGGGCTGTACAAGGAGATGGAGCCTTACGTGTCCAGCAACCCAAGGGCTGTGTACGTCAACTACAGGGACCTTGACCTGGGCACGAATGAGTTGGACGGTGACGTGACGAGCTACGAGAAGGCTAGAGTCAGCTGGGGAGACAAGTATTTCAAGGGAAATTTCAAGAGGTTGGCAGCTGTGAAGACCATGGTGGATCCCCATGATTTCTTCAGGAATGAGCAGAGCATCCCTCCTCTTCCCGCTGCCAAAATGATAGATTCCATTTGA